The following proteins are encoded in a genomic region of Flammeovirga pectinis:
- a CDS encoding Crp/Fnr family transcriptional regulator, translated as MNNQQIDCVNCSNTNCIIKQNSHVNELKPFLDDKLTVYVKKGQPFILEGAPVHGLYFIYKGKTKVGKTGINGREQIVRLCNDGEIIGHRGFGIGQSYHISAVAIEDTILCNFSNNNIIKMLQSVPELSYSMMLFYAEELNRSENKVRKIAQMTVREKVIDSLLYINRKFGKTGAFLNIQLSRKEIADFAGTTDEQVIRVISALKKEGILKTEGKKIGIHQLEKLKRDIAEHNFFIDS; from the coding sequence ATGAATAATCAGCAAATCGATTGTGTAAACTGTTCAAATACAAACTGTATAATCAAACAAAATAGTCATGTAAACGAATTAAAGCCATTTCTTGATGATAAGCTTACTGTTTATGTTAAGAAGGGACAACCATTTATTTTAGAAGGAGCACCAGTTCACGGCCTTTATTTTATTTATAAAGGAAAAACCAAGGTTGGTAAAACAGGAATTAATGGGAGAGAACAAATTGTGAGACTTTGTAATGATGGTGAGATAATTGGGCATCGTGGATTTGGTATTGGGCAATCTTACCATATCAGTGCAGTAGCTATAGAAGATACTATTCTATGTAATTTTTCGAACAATAATATCATTAAAATGTTGCAGTCAGTACCAGAGTTATCGTATTCAATGATGCTTTTCTATGCAGAAGAATTGAATAGGAGTGAAAATAAAGTACGGAAGATTGCTCAAATGACAGTTAGAGAAAAAGTGATAGATAGCCTTTTATATATAAATAGGAAATTCGGGAAAACAGGTGCTTTTCTGAATATTCAATTGTCTAGAAAAGAAATTGCAGATTTTGCAGGAACTACTGATGAACAAGTAATTCGGGTAATTTCAGCATTAAAAAAAGAAGGAATCTTAAAAACTGAAGGAAAGAAGATAGGTATACATCAATTAGAAAAATTGAAGAGAGATATTGCTGAACATAACTTTTTTATAGATAGTTAG
- a CDS encoding M90 family metallopeptidase — protein sequence MHFTLALITFTLLLLLIWYVLTRDKKHKNTLNEEFKASWKDILKEYVSFYNELNEEQQSLFEKRILNFLHHVKVTAVKTEITDLDRLLVASSAIIPIFGYPGWEYPNLNEVLIHDSHLNDTEFGQQAENGYILGMVGTGKLEGKMLLSKGALREGFRNDNDKKNVGIHEFVHLIDMADGKIDGIPEVLLQKSYTLPWMNLMHQKIEEILNKDSDINPYGATNVQEFLTVTSEYFFERPNLLKKNHPELYENLALIFNQNMSEQEKKFETNKLKDVEIGRNDLCLCGSKKKYKKCCGK from the coding sequence ATGCATTTTACTCTCGCCTTAATAACTTTTACTCTACTACTTCTACTGATATGGTATGTCCTAACAAGAGATAAAAAGCATAAAAACACCTTAAATGAAGAGTTTAAAGCTTCTTGGAAGGATATTTTAAAAGAGTATGTTTCTTTTTACAATGAGTTAAATGAAGAGCAACAAAGCCTATTTGAAAAGCGTATTTTAAATTTTTTACACCATGTAAAAGTCACTGCTGTAAAAACAGAAATTACTGATTTAGACAGGTTATTAGTCGCTTCTAGTGCTATTATTCCAATTTTTGGCTATCCCGGTTGGGAGTACCCAAATTTAAACGAAGTACTTATACATGATTCTCATTTAAATGATACCGAATTTGGACAGCAGGCTGAAAATGGATATATACTAGGAATGGTGGGTACTGGTAAACTAGAAGGTAAAATGTTACTTTCAAAAGGTGCTTTAAGAGAAGGGTTTAGAAATGATAATGATAAAAAGAATGTTGGCATACATGAGTTTGTTCATTTAATTGATATGGCCGATGGAAAAATTGATGGTATTCCAGAAGTTCTTCTTCAAAAAAGTTACACACTACCATGGATGAATTTAATGCACCAGAAAATTGAAGAGATACTCAATAAAGATTCTGATATTAATCCGTATGGAGCTACTAACGTACAAGAATTTTTAACTGTTACTTCTGAGTATTTCTTTGAAAGACCTAATTTATTAAAGAAAAACCATCCTGAATTGTATGAAAACCTTGCTCTTATTTTTAATCAAAATATGTCTGAACAAGAAAAAAAGTTTGAAACTAATAAATTAAAGGATGTTGAAATTGGCAGAAATGATCTATGCCTCTGTGGTAGTAAGAAGAAGTATAAGAAGTGTTGTGGAAAGTAA
- a CDS encoding recombinase family protein: MSIFTYIRVSTVAQSKFQQQAKIKGKPFIDKCPVTLPFVERPRAKELLEILTEEDILHIGDIDKLGDNVHDIIIALKALLSTKAIVNFTRFGLEDTQANAGITAVIAAFETMLNMKEYQVQEKTIEGIARAKAEGKYKGGKKGRKMNYDRWIERNKEVINRLKAGFTTQQISDETGVGKTQVSRVRKRLREIEQSNQKDIFPSEQKEQLTTTV; encoded by the coding sequence ATGTCAATTTTTACATACATACGTGTATCTACCGTAGCACAATCTAAATTTCAGCAGCAAGCAAAAATAAAAGGGAAGCCTTTTATTGATAAATGCCCAGTAACATTACCATTTGTTGAAAGACCTAGAGCAAAAGAATTACTTGAGATTCTAACTGAAGAGGATATATTACATATTGGTGACATTGATAAATTAGGAGATAATGTACATGATATTATTATTGCCTTAAAAGCTCTTCTTTCTACTAAAGCAATAGTTAATTTTACGAGGTTTGGTTTGGAAGATACCCAAGCAAATGCAGGAATTACAGCAGTTATTGCAGCTTTTGAAACAATGCTCAATATGAAAGAATATCAGGTTCAAGAAAAAACCATAGAAGGTATTGCAAGGGCTAAGGCAGAAGGTAAGTATAAAGGTGGAAAGAAAGGCCGTAAAATGAATTACGATCGATGGATAGAACGAAATAAAGAAGTTATTAATCGATTAAAAGCAGGTTTTACTACACAACAGATCTCAGATGAAACAGGAGTTGGTAAAACTCAGGTTTCTAGAGTGAGAAAGAGATTAAGAGAAATTGAACAGAGTAATCAAAAAGATATTTTTCCATCTGAACAAAAAGAGCAGTTAACTACGACTGTCTAA
- a CDS encoding MFS transporter, with product MRSNTLSNEKATSINLFDLSSIQMRSFHLSWMAFFLCFFGWFAHAPLMNSTIGPDLDLTKDQKIIAFIASVGVTIFARLGVGNLCDKIGPRKSYIYLLTFGAVVVSASAFVTTWEMYFVSRLAIGVIGASFVITQYHTSVMFAPNVVGIANATSAGWGNLGGGVTQIMMPLIASGMLAAGFADSELSKWRPAMFVPAILMLLVAFLYWKYTTDCPKGNYEDLPEERPQAAKGEKSLFMSAVSDKRVWVLFAMYAGCFGMELFVNGRAATYYQTKFALSENMAGGIAALFGLMNLFARSMGGWLGDKFSKTGGLEGRVKWLVAVMVVEGMALVLFSRMDYLPFAITAMIGFSLFVQMAEGATFSVVPFINKKALGSVSGIVGAGGNVGAVIYAQYLLRSGSSLEECFLIYGIAVSVIGLLGLTIKFSEADEKSAIEEQEKLEAFEASLQNENIAI from the coding sequence ATGCGATCAAATACGTTATCAAATGAAAAAGCAACAAGTATAAACTTGTTTGACCTAAGTAGTATTCAAATGCGTTCATTCCATTTAAGTTGGATGGCATTTTTTCTTTGTTTCTTTGGGTGGTTTGCTCATGCTCCACTAATGAACTCAACGATAGGACCAGATTTAGATCTAACAAAAGATCAAAAAATTATAGCATTTATAGCTTCAGTAGGAGTTACAATTTTTGCAAGATTAGGCGTAGGTAACTTATGTGATAAGATTGGCCCAAGAAAAAGTTATATCTATTTACTTACATTCGGTGCAGTTGTAGTATCTGCATCAGCTTTTGTAACTACTTGGGAAATGTATTTTGTTTCTCGATTAGCAATTGGTGTAATAGGTGCATCTTTTGTAATTACTCAGTATCATACGTCGGTAATGTTTGCTCCAAATGTTGTTGGTATTGCCAATGCAACATCAGCAGGTTGGGGTAACTTAGGCGGAGGTGTAACTCAGATAATGATGCCTTTAATTGCATCAGGAATGTTAGCAGCAGGTTTTGCAGATTCTGAATTATCAAAATGGAGACCAGCAATGTTTGTTCCTGCAATTTTAATGCTTCTAGTAGCATTTTTATATTGGAAATATACAACAGATTGTCCAAAAGGTAATTATGAAGACCTTCCAGAAGAACGTCCACAAGCAGCAAAAGGAGAGAAAAGTTTATTTATGTCTGCGGTAAGCGACAAAAGAGTTTGGGTCTTATTTGCAATGTATGCAGGGTGTTTTGGAATGGAGTTATTTGTGAATGGTAGAGCAGCTACATATTATCAGACAAAGTTTGCTTTATCAGAAAACATGGCTGGAGGTATTGCAGCATTATTTGGATTAATGAACCTATTTGCCCGTTCTATGGGTGGATGGTTAGGCGATAAATTTTCGAAAACAGGAGGTTTGGAAGGTAGAGTAAAATGGTTGGTTGCTGTTATGGTTGTAGAAGGAATGGCTTTGGTCCTTTTTTCAAGAATGGATTATTTACCATTCGCAATTACTGCAATGATTGGTTTTTCTTTATTTGTTCAAATGGCAGAGGGTGCTACCTTTTCAGTTGTTCCATTTATAAATAAGAAGGCGTTAGGTTCTGTTTCAGGTATAGTTGGGGCAGGCGGAAATGTAGGTGCTGTAATCTATGCTCAATATTTATTAAGAAGTGGCTCAAGTTTAGAAGAGTGTTTCTTAATCTACGGCATAGCTGTATCAGTGATAGGCTTACTTGGTCTTACAATTAAATTTTCTGAAGCCGATGAAAAATCAGCAATAGAAGAACAAGAAAAATTAGAAGCGTTCGAAGCATCTCTTCAAAACGAAAATATAGCGATTTAG